The Acidobacteriota bacterium genomic interval AGCTCTCGGCCAGTCATCAGCACCTGCTATTCCAGATTTGATTGAACTCACCCAGGACGCGGAGCCAATCGTTTGCCACAGTGCGGTGATTGCCCTGGGTCGAATCGGGTACCCTGCTGAAGCTGCCTTGCCTGCCCTGCGGGATTTAGCAACCAATTCGAACAAACAAATCCGACGCGATGCTGAAATGGCGGTCAATCGAATTGAACAGGAGTTAACTCGTCAAGGGAGACCCCCATTAAACTCCACCACAATCGCCCGCACCCAGCCGCCGCCAGCCCCTAAGCCAGTACCAGTGACACCCCCAGCCAAACCCAGTAAAGCCAGCGCTATTATTGATGAAGACTTTCGCCCAACACGGCCAAAAGAAGATTCCCTTCGGATCCCTAAAGGTGAAGCGTCAGTGTCTGAATCACCTGCCGTGACCATTGTGCGCCCGGTTCGGATTCTTTCCAGTGACAAACCCCGGTATACCGAACTGGCAGCTCGCCATAAGGTTGCCGGCGATATCGTGCTCAACGTTCAATTCAAAGCCGATGGTACGATTGGTGAGATTGAAGTGGTGAAAGGACTTGGGTACGGCCTTGATGACAGCGCCATTCAAACGGCAAAACGTCTCAAATTCCAGCCTGCCGAACGCAATGGTCAACGGGTTGATAGCGTGAGCAAAGTTCAATATTCGTTTGTGCAGATCAACTGAAAGATCCCGGGTTCTTTAAGGGATAAGGGATGAGGATGAAAAAAATCACCCTGTCACCCTGTCACCTTGTCACCCTGTCATCCTGTCACCCGGTCACCTTGTCACCTTGTCACCTTGTCACTCCCATGTTTCACCGAATCGAAGTTCACCAGGGCGATATCACCAAACTGGTGGTAGATGCGATTGTCAACGCGGCGAACAGTTCGCTGCTGGGTGGTGGCGGGGTGGATGGTGCCATCCATCGGGCGGCTGGCCCCGATTTGGTCTTTGACTGTCGCCTTCTGGGTGGATGCCCAACCGGACAAGCCAAAATCACCAAAGGCTACCGGCTACCAGCAAAATTTATCATTCATACCGTTGGCCCCGTTTGGAATGGTGGTCATCAGGGTGAACCGGAACTGTTGGCCCTGTGTTATCAAAACAGCTTGAAACTCGCCGCCGCCAATGACGTGAAAACGATTGCGTTCCCGGCAATCAGTTGTGGGATCTATGGTTATCCAATCCAACAAGCAACTGCAATCGCCCTGGCGGAAACCTGTCAGTTTCTCAAAACCCATGACTGTCCGGCTAAAGTATTCTTCACCTGTTTTGAATCCTCTGTATATCAAGCCTATCAAGATGAACTTCAAAAAATCTCCCATCTCAACCTCCCCTGACGCTCCCAGACGGGCCTGATTTTTTCACATCCCGCTCTTCAGTTTCCAAGACGCAATGCGTAAATCAACCGATTTAATATAAACCGATCACAATCCTGGTTTGCACCAACAACCCCTAAAAAAATCAAATTGATACAGATTTTTTAGTGAGTTGGCGTTCGAATCCGGAACTGCGTCAACAATTCAAATCTATCTCGGCTGACTGGTATTTCTTTGCATAAAGTTTACCAGAAAAAATGCGAGAAAGCCCCGACCTCAACTGCGAAACGGTCGGGCGGGGATGAATCGCAGCCGAAAAAAGAGTTGCCCCATTGAGACGGCAAGTTTATAGTGTCACCACACCGTCAGCCTTTGAAAGCAACTCAATCCGAAGAGCCGAAACGCCCGGAGACGGTGCGATTGAGCTTGAAAGCGACTGGCTCCCAGCGAGCCGGTCACTGACCTCCTGGATCGACGGAAAAGGGGTCGTGACTCTTGACGAAGCACGATCCGGTATCCATCGCCATCGAACCTTGGCGTCCGGCCTGAAAGCAATTTCAGGACCATGCGCGGTCGGTTCAGGATTGGTGGACTTGTCACAGATGCAACAGCGGGAACTCGGTTCCCAAACCGGTCCGCCACCGACCGGCAGAGCGTCTCGCGCGACACCTGGAAAAGGCAACTTAGAGCCGTCTGCTCCGAGCAGGAACGGAAGCGGTTGTCCGGAACAGGGAGAATCCCCTACCTCAACCGCGTAGCGGTAGGGAGGGGAGGTTCAATTGACGGTATCCGTAACATTTAGATAACGTAACCCAACATTTGCTCTTACTTTAGACGTTCTTCCATCGCCCTCAAACTCCCTTCAACTTCAGGCAAATTCTCAACCCTCAGTCGTCACTAGCCAGCGACTGTTGGTGGCAAGAAATGATTTCAGCCAGAATGTTTTTGGTGCTATGAGGATTCCCGCGTTGGAAGAATGTTTCACGAAAGATCAAGTCCAAATCTTGTTGCCAGTCCTCCCCCTCTACTCATTTCCCTGGCTGGCAACCAGAACGCTTGTGTTCTGACGCGGAAGTGCCCCTTCTTACACTGCGTCATTCAACCACCTCCCTGTTGGGACTACTCCCTTGAAATTTCAAGAACGTCAAGCATCCACTTTGGTATGTGTAATACCAACTCACGTGTGAGGAGATTTGGAAATGACAAATCAACCTGGTTATTCCCGAACAGCACTCGCCTGGGTACGCAGAATGTCACAAGCATTGTGTGTTCCGGCGATGATTCTGTTTTGTCTGGCCACAACGTTTGCTCAAACTGATTCCGCTCGTTTGCAAGGAACGGTTGCGGATCAAAATGGCGGCGTTTTGTCAGGCGCGACCATCACGGTGACCAATTTAGGAACCAACCGTGAAGTTTCGGTTCAATCCAGCGAAAGCGGCGACTATATTGTTCCGGCCCTGGCACCTGGCCGCTATAAAGTCGAAGTCAAGCTGGCAGATTTTAAAACGCTTAATCAAGAAATCACGCTTGAAATCTCACAGGTTGCCGGCGTGAATTTTACCCTCGAACCAGGCGGAGTCAGCGACGTGGTCATTGTTTCGTCGGATGCCCCACTGGTTGAAACTGGAAGTTCCGCCGTTGGCGAAGTGATTCAAGGCCGCCAGGTCACCGAATTGCCGCTCAATGGTCGAAATTTCACCCAACTGGCAACTCTCGTCCCCGGTGTCAACCGCGGGATTCCAGATGGAGCGGCGTCAGGGGCTGGGAACCAGGCCGAAACCTTCCGGAATGGAAACACGGGTGGTGCCGCGTTGTCGGTCAACGGTCTCCGCGAGCAAGCCAACAACTTCACCCTTGATGGAACTGACAACAACGAATCACTCGTCAACACCATCATCTTCTTCCCGCCGGCAGAAGCCGTGCAGGAATTTCGTGTTCAGACCAGCGTCGCGCCGGCTGAATTCGGACGCGCCGGCGGTGCGATTGTGGGTGCCACCATCAAGTCTGGTACCAACGAACTGCATGGCAGCGTGTTTGAATTCCTGCGCAACGACAACCTGGATGCGCGTCCAACCTTTGCCCAGCAAAAAGCTGAATTCAAACGCAATCAGTTTGGGTTCACCATTGGTGGGCCAATCATCAAAGACAAACTTTTTGTGTTTGGTGACTATCAGGGATTGCGCCAGTCACTGCCGCTCAACGTTGACTTTGCTTCGGTGCCAACCGCAGCCATGCGCAACGGTGATTTCTCACAATTGCTGAACCCAGCTTCTTCTGGTCTTCCAGGCCCGATCATCATCCGTGATCCACTGACTGGAGATCCGTTCCCAGGAAACGTTATTCCGTCAACCCGAATTAACCGGGTGGGCCAAAACTATCTGAACGCCTTCCCAGCGCCAAACAATGGTTCGCAAGTCCAGGGCAACTACATTGCCCAGCGGGTTCAGAGCCAGAACGACGATAACTTCGACGTTCGCATGGACTGGTTTATGAGCGAAAAGGATCAGTTGTTTGGTCGTTTCAGTTTTGGTGAAACTGATTCCATCACCACGTCCCGCCTGCCAGCGTTGCCAGCCGGATTTGGTTCTGGAACACAGTTTAACAATGCCCGTGGATTCACCCTGGGTGAAACCCACACGTTTTCGCCAAACCTGATCAATGAATTTCGATTTGGGTTTATTCGTGTATTTTATGGCTATCAGCCTCCATTCAGTGATCAGACCGTGTCAGCCGACCTCGGAATTCCAAATGCCAACACCAGCCCGTTGCTGGGTGGGGGCGCACTGATTGGTGGATTTAATGGTCAGATCGAATACACCGGTGACTTTGGTCCGTACCTGGTGCCCCAAAACACCTTCCAGTATGCTGACACGATGACCTATATCCGAGGCAATCACAATGTGCGCTTTGGGTTTAACATCATTCGGCGTCAGGTCAACCTGTTCCGTCCAAACCGTGGAAAAGGGTTCTTCTTTATCGGCCCAGGCACCGGCAACACCACCGGGTATGAAGTATCGGAATTGCTGGCCGGGTTCATTGACAACTACACCATTGGTACACCCTTTGGAACAGTTGGCACCCGGAACTGGGAAACAGGCTACTTCATCCAGGATGACTGGCGCGTCAACCGCAAACTGACCGTCAACGCCGGTTTGCGCTATGACCTGTACACCTTCCCGGTCGAAGTGGCTGATCGCCAGGCAAACTTTGATATCTCAACTGGACGCCTTCTGGTTGCCGGCGACGGCAACTCCCGAAGCCTGGTTCCAACCGATAAAAACAACTTTGCGCCCCGCCTGGGCTTTGCTTACGACTTTGCCGGCGACGGCAAAACCGTCCTGCGTGGCGGCTATGGGTTGTTTTACTTCCTGGATCGCGGCGGGATTGATAACCAGCTCGCTCAAAACCCACCGTTCTCTGGGTTTGCCCAGTTCAACTTTAATGATGGTGTTCGCATCACGCTGGGTGGACGTGGACCAGATGGCAATGGCCGCACCGGTTCGCTTGATTCACGCAATGCCACCGGGCCACTCCCATTGGGGAACTTCACCAACCTGAACCTCAATAATCCAAGCGGTGTAACCGTATTTGCCCAACCTGATACCAATGTCAATTCCTATGTTCAGCAATGGAGTATGCAGGTTCAACGCCAGTTGAATTCTGAAACAGCGTTGAGCATTGGCTATGTTGGAACTCAGGGCAAAAAACTGGTGACGTACTACAACCTGAACCGCAACTTCTTTAATGCTCGCGGCGGCGCCCGTCAATTCCCGAATCTGGGCGATGTGAACGTGGCGGAATCGCGTGGAAATTCAATTTACCACTCACTGCAGGTGCAGTTGGAACGTCGCTTGACCAAAGGCTGGCAGTATTTGATGTCCTATACCTGGGGTCACGCGATTGATGATTCGAAGAGCGGTTTTTCTTCCAGCAACCAGCCGCAGGATGTCCG includes:
- a CDS encoding O-acetyl-ADP-ribose deacetylase; the protein is MFHRIEVHQGDITKLVVDAIVNAANSSLLGGGGVDGAIHRAAGPDLVFDCRLLGGCPTGQAKITKGYRLPAKFIIHTVGPVWNGGHQGEPELLALCYQNSLKLAAANDVKTIAFPAISCGIYGYPIQQATAIALAETCQFLKTHDCPAKVFFTCFESSVYQAYQDELQKISHLNLP
- a CDS encoding TonB-dependent receptor: MTNQPGYSRTALAWVRRMSQALCVPAMILFCLATTFAQTDSARLQGTVADQNGGVLSGATITVTNLGTNREVSVQSSESGDYIVPALAPGRYKVEVKLADFKTLNQEITLEISQVAGVNFTLEPGGVSDVVIVSSDAPLVETGSSAVGEVIQGRQVTELPLNGRNFTQLATLVPGVNRGIPDGAASGAGNQAETFRNGNTGGAALSVNGLREQANNFTLDGTDNNESLVNTIIFFPPAEAVQEFRVQTSVAPAEFGRAGGAIVGATIKSGTNELHGSVFEFLRNDNLDARPTFAQQKAEFKRNQFGFTIGGPIIKDKLFVFGDYQGLRQSLPLNVDFASVPTAAMRNGDFSQLLNPASSGLPGPIIIRDPLTGDPFPGNVIPSTRINRVGQNYLNAFPAPNNGSQVQGNYIAQRVQSQNDDNFDVRMDWFMSEKDQLFGRFSFGETDSITTSRLPALPAGFGSGTQFNNARGFTLGETHTFSPNLINEFRFGFIRVFYGYQPPFSDQTVSADLGIPNANTSPLLGGGALIGGFNGQIEYTGDFGPYLVPQNTFQYADTMTYIRGNHNVRFGFNIIRRQVNLFRPNRGKGFFFIGPGTGNTTGYEVSELLAGFIDNYTIGTPFGTVGTRNWETGYFIQDDWRVNRKLTVNAGLRYDLYTFPVEVADRQANFDISTGRLLVAGDGNSRSLVPTDKNNFAPRLGFAYDFAGDGKTVLRGGYGLFYFLDRGGIDNQLAQNPPFSGFAQFNFNDGVRITLGGRGPDGNGRTGSLDSRNATGPLPLGNFTNLNLNNPSGVTVFAQPDTNVNSYVQQWSMQVQRQLNSETALSIGYVGTQGKKLVTYYNLNRNFFNARGGARQFPNLGDVNVAESRGNSIYHSLQVQLERRLTKGWQYLMSYTWGHAIDDSKSGFSSSNQPQDVRNFRLERGSADVDSRHRFVFSSLYELPFGRGRQFGANMNRVADLFIGGWQLNGILTLQSGFPFDLNTNGNPGQVRPDLIGSPSVNSDTVDRYLVRGQFREVEKNGDGVFLRPGGAGRNFLVGPGTKNFDLSLFKSFSITERIRTEFRTEFYNLTNTPQFSQPNANVSDGNFGRILGTRLGTNRQIQFALRVVF
- a CDS encoding TonB family protein codes for the protein MNRTRFFAQTMLGVFVLTFLWVSLATAQSYSYPLYQGRTAVEWGSLLTDASPSIRATAADSLRRMGVNARPALAHLTKALSDSNPDVIENAVWALGFIGKEAEPALPQIKAVIHSSHPAKVQTAAIAAIGLIGTSDAETVALLTRALHHESSQVCSAAALALGALGQSSAPAIPDLIELTQDAEPIVCHSAVIALGRIGYPAEAALPALRDLATNSNKQIRRDAEMAVNRIEQELTRQGRPPLNSTTIARTQPPPAPKPVPVTPPAKPSKASAIIDEDFRPTRPKEDSLRIPKGEASVSESPAVTIVRPVRILSSDKPRYTELAARHKVAGDIVLNVQFKADGTIGEIEVVKGLGYGLDDSAIQTAKRLKFQPAERNGQRVDSVSKVQYSFVQIN